Proteins found in one Penaeus vannamei isolate JL-2024 chromosome 43, ASM4276789v1, whole genome shotgun sequence genomic segment:
- the LOC113805937 gene encoding enoyl-CoA delta isomerase 2 isoform X2 — protein sequence MATLRRLSTLFRCLMHFKKVHHAQTAARSHPSCTRGLHAKTMGKDNHAPGQHSTRRMSSAPPGVPTADNSRYEYLLVTLHEGVRTITFNRPDKKNSLNEKMFDEIVVALQEAADDVSTIITTITGSGNVFTAGNDMSNFRTLTMAQTRDVLIRFMGAFVDFPKPLVAVVNGAAVGAGATLLPLFDAVYATDKAVFFTPFSALGITAEGCSTYTFPKVMGPGQTTEMLLFNKKMSAAEACKVGLVTEVFPEATFQQEVHQRLQAMAKLPPKPLVYSKALIRDIHKEDLHKVGIF from the exons ATGCCTAATGCACTTCAAGAAGGTACACCATGCCCAAACTGCGGCTAGATCGCACCCCTCATGCACCCGGGGACTGCATGCCAAGACAATGGGTAAGGATAACCACGCTCCAGGGCAACACTCAACCAGAAGGATGTCCAGCGCCCCTCCTGGAGTCCCCACGGCAGACAACTCTCGCTATGAATATCTTCTTGTCACTCTCCATGAAGGCGTCAGGACTATCACTTTCAACAGGCCTGACAAGAAGAATTCTCTTAATGaaaag ATGTTTGATGAAATTGTTGTTGCCTTACAAGAGGCTGCTGACGATGTCAGTACCATTATCACAACGATAACAGGTTCTGGGAACGTGTTCACGGCAGGGAACGATATGAGCAATTTTCGGACCCTGACTATGGCTCAGACAAGGGACGTCCTCATTAG ATTCATGGGGGCGTTCGTCGATTTTCCAAAACCTCTGGTGGCCGTAGTCAATGGAGCGGCTGTCGGCGCAGGCGCTACATTACTCCCACTTTTCGATGCTGTTTATGCTACTGATAAA GCAGTCTTTTTCACACCCTTCTCTGCACTGGGCATTACTGCTGAAGGCTGCTCTACATATACCTTCCCAAAGGTTATGGGTCCAGGGCAAACTACAGAAATGCTGTTGTTTAACAAAAAG ATGTCAGCTGCAGAAGCATGCAAGGTAGGCCTAGTGACTGAAGTCTTCCCAGAGGCGACATTTCAGCAAGAAGTGCATCAGAGATTACAAGCCATGGCCAAACTGCCACCGAAGCCCCTTGTGTATTCGAAGGCATTGATTCGTGATATACACAAGGAGGATTTACACAAGGTGGGGATATTTTGA